From Sulfurihydrogenibium sp., one genomic window encodes:
- the dnaN gene encoding DNA polymerase III subunit beta produces MMKLKAYKKDLQEAFKKVISEKKAALPILTNFLLKAEDGKLTVYGTDLEVYTSYTIPADVEEEGSICVNSKKMIDISKVLAQNEALLYTDGETLKITSGKTKYSLPTFDSEDFPLPESYPSDLTVLISGKELLEGVSRTIYAVSKDESRFALNGVCFSFIDDKLEFVATDGHRLALYSTQITGKGLEGKYIVPQKALNEIKKLVSDVEDVEVAVSGSSIFFKGSNYILSARLLEGIFPDYKQVIPDSFNIEITLSKSELIESIKRVIIAEDNDNKPIKLKLVNNKLIISTPSTSDTYAEDEIEVSYNGEEFEIGFNGKYILDAIDEIENENIVIKFINKDSQTVIVPENPEERYLAVVMPMTI; encoded by the coding sequence ATGATGAAATTAAAAGCCTACAAAAAAGACTTGCAGGAAGCGTTTAAGAAAGTCATATCAGAAAAAAAGGCAGCACTTCCTATTTTGACAAATTTCTTACTAAAAGCTGAAGATGGAAAACTAACAGTTTACGGAACAGACTTGGAAGTGTATACTTCATACACTATACCTGCAGATGTTGAAGAAGAAGGCTCTATTTGTGTAAACTCAAAAAAGATGATAGACATTTCAAAAGTCTTGGCACAAAATGAAGCTTTGCTTTATACAGATGGAGAAACTTTAAAAATTACGTCAGGAAAAACAAAATACAGCCTACCGACTTTTGACTCTGAAGATTTTCCACTACCAGAAAGTTATCCGTCTGATTTAACGGTATTAATAAGCGGTAAAGAGCTTTTAGAAGGAGTATCCAGGACAATTTATGCCGTTTCAAAGGATGAAAGTAGATTTGCTTTAAATGGCGTTTGTTTTTCATTTATCGATGATAAATTAGAGTTTGTAGCAACAGATGGACACAGGCTTGCTTTATACTCTACACAAATCACCGGGAAAGGACTTGAAGGTAAGTATATTGTTCCACAAAAAGCGTTAAATGAGATTAAAAAACTTGTAAGTGATGTTGAAGATGTAGAAGTAGCAGTCTCTGGAAGTAGTATATTTTTTAAAGGTTCAAACTATATTTTATCTGCAAGATTGCTTGAGGGTATATTCCCAGACTATAAACAGGTTATTCCAGACAGCTTTAACATTGAAATAACGCTGTCTAAGTCAGAGTTGATAGAGTCTATAAAGAGAGTTATTATTGCAGAGGATAATGATAATAAGCCAATAAAGTTAAAATTGGTTAATAACAAACTAATTATATCTACACCATCAACAAGCGATACATACGCAGAGGATGAGATAGAAGTAAGTTATAATGGTGAAGAGTTTGAGATTGGCTTTAATGGAAAATACATTCTTGATGCTATAGATGAGATAGAGAATGAGAATATAGTCATAAAATTCATAAATAAAGACTCTCAGACTGTAATTGTTCCGGAAAATCCGGAAGAAAGATATTTAGCGGTAGTAATGCCAATGACGATTTAA
- a CDS encoding MTH1187 family thiamine-binding protein, which translates to MSFLVEFSMFPTDKGESVSPYVSRIIKMIDESGIPYRLTPMGTVFETNTMEEALEIIHKAYKQLEPDCNRVYTVIKMDIRKNAQNRIEGKIKSVEEKLGKEVKK; encoded by the coding sequence ATGTCGTTTTTAGTAGAGTTTTCAATGTTTCCAACAGATAAAGGAGAAAGTGTAAGTCCTTATGTTAGCAGAATAATTAAAATGATAGATGAATCAGGTATACCTTACAGACTTACTCCAATGGGAACAGTTTTTGAGACCAACACTATGGAAGAAGCCCTTGAAATTATACATAAAGCATACAAACAGCTTGAACCGGATTGTAATAGAGTTTACACTGTTATCAAAATGGATATTAGAAAGAATGCACAAAATAGGATAGAAGGAAAAATTAAATCAGTGGAAGAAAAACTCGGCAAAGAAGTTAAGAAATGA